In one Polaribacter sp. ALD11 genomic region, the following are encoded:
- a CDS encoding alpha/beta fold hydrolase, which yields MKQSLLWLLCLVTSLNFAQSNNQSKLTIDQIMLGEDFVGYAPTRINWSDDNKDIYFSWNPDNDTLRSSYKVNVKSKTINKRTFSELKNSTGYGNYTKDYKWKVASKNGDLYLMNMSNYTVKQITKTESRESSPQFSGDNTSIVYQLSNNLYKWDITSGITQQLTNFKKGSKKSDETATEQDEWLRNDQLKYFNVLEKRKNERDARTYRNEQTKIEDLETTYTGSKSVYGLQISPDLNYVVYNLYKSSKNKNTIVPDFVTESGYTTDLNAHSKTGSKQASSESWILNLKTKETYQIKADEIDGIFDKPKYLKEYVAKDSVFNPLYKSVRAVNIGNPVFSNDSKAVVNITSQDYKDRWIMSLDLTNGKLKQIDRQHDDAWIGGPEVGWFSRGVIGWTDENNIWFKSEKTGYSHIYTANVNSGKIKALTAGNFEILNTELSKDKKTFYITSNKVSPHEHHFYHLPVKGGKMKQITSRKGGHEVTISPDEKQLAIRYSYTNKPWELFVMPNKAGSKMTQLTTSTTKEFNSHQWIDSEIVQFTARDGVKVPATLYKPKASNKNGAAVLFVHGAGYTQNVHYWWPSYFREYMFHNFLVDNGYTVLAIDYRASEGYGRDWRTSIYRHMGGKDLDDHVDGAKYLVDQQGIDKDRIGIYGGSYGGFITLMALFNAPDTFKSGAALRSVTDWAHYNHGYTANILNTPVEDPIAYRRSSPLYFAEGLKNNLLILHGMVDTNVHFQDVVRLSQRLIELKKENWEMALFPMESHGFIEASSWSDEYRRIYKLFEETLKK from the coding sequence ATGAAACAATCACTTCTATGGCTACTCTGTCTAGTCACGTCTCTTAACTTTGCTCAAAGCAACAATCAATCAAAACTTACCATCGACCAAATAATGCTTGGTGAAGATTTTGTAGGATACGCTCCAACACGCATCAACTGGTCCGATGATAATAAAGATATCTATTTTAGTTGGAACCCAGACAATGACACTTTACGTTCATCATATAAAGTAAATGTAAAATCTAAAACCATAAACAAACGTACTTTTTCTGAACTTAAAAACAGTACTGGTTATGGTAATTACACGAAGGACTACAAATGGAAGGTAGCTTCTAAAAACGGTGATCTCTATTTAATGAACATGTCTAACTATACCGTTAAACAAATAACAAAAACTGAATCGAGAGAATCAAGCCCTCAATTTTCAGGAGATAATACATCAATTGTGTATCAATTAAGTAATAATTTATATAAATGGGATATTACAAGTGGAATTACACAACAATTGACCAACTTTAAAAAAGGTTCTAAAAAATCTGATGAAACAGCAACTGAACAAGATGAATGGTTAAGAAATGATCAACTAAAGTATTTTAATGTTCTTGAAAAGCGTAAAAATGAACGTGATGCACGTACATACAGAAATGAGCAAACTAAAATAGAAGACTTAGAAACCACTTATACTGGAAGTAAAAGTGTATACGGATTACAAATCTCTCCAGACTTAAATTACGTTGTTTATAATTTATATAAATCTTCAAAAAATAAAAATACTATTGTACCCGATTTTGTAACAGAAAGCGGTTATACTACAGATTTGAATGCACATTCTAAAACAGGAAGCAAACAAGCTTCCTCAGAATCTTGGATTTTAAACTTAAAAACAAAGGAAACATATCAAATTAAAGCAGACGAAATTGATGGTATTTTTGATAAACCAAAATACCTAAAAGAGTATGTTGCAAAAGACTCAGTATTTAATCCACTTTACAAGTCAGTTAGAGCTGTAAATATTGGTAATCCTGTCTTCTCTAACGATAGTAAAGCTGTTGTAAACATTACATCACAAGATTATAAAGACCGTTGGATTATGTCTTTAGACCTTACTAACGGAAAATTAAAACAAATAGATAGACAACATGATGATGCATGGATCGGTGGACCAGAAGTTGGTTGGTTTTCACGTGGCGTTATAGGTTGGACAGATGAAAACAATATTTGGTTTAAATCTGAAAAAACAGGATATTCTCATATTTATACTGCCAATGTGAATTCTGGTAAGATTAAAGCATTAACAGCAGGAAATTTCGAGATTTTAAACACAGAATTATCAAAAGATAAAAAGACGTTTTATATAACAAGTAATAAAGTAAGTCCGCACGAACATCACTTTTACCATTTACCTGTTAAAGGTGGAAAAATGAAGCAGATTACCTCTAGAAAAGGGGGGCATGAAGTTACTATTTCGCCAGACGAAAAACAATTAGCCATTCGTTATTCTTACACCAACAAACCTTGGGAATTGTTTGTAATGCCTAATAAAGCAGGTTCTAAAATGACACAACTTACAACATCAACAACCAAAGAATTTAACTCACACCAATGGATTGATTCTGAAATTGTTCAATTTACTGCCAGAGATGGTGTAAAAGTTCCGGCAACACTTTACAAACCAAAAGCATCTAATAAAAATGGAGCTGCTGTACTATTTGTTCATGGTGCTGGTTATACACAAAACGTACATTATTGGTGGCCCTCTTACTTTAGAGAATATATGTTTCATAACTTTCTAGTAGATAATGGTTATACCGTTTTAGCAATAGATTATAGAGCTAGTGAAGGTTACGGACGCGATTGGCGAACTTCAATTTATAGACATATGGGAGGAAAAGATTTAGACGACCATGTTGATGGTGCTAAATACTTAGTAGACCAACAAGGAATAGATAAAGACAGAATTGGCATTTACGGTGGTTCTTACGGTGGTTTTATTACATTAATGGCTCTATTTAACGCTCCAGATACGTTTAAAAGTGGTGCAGCATTAAGATCTGTAACAGATTGGGCACATTACAACCACGGTTATACAGCAAATATTTTAAATACACCAGTAGAAGATCCTATCGCTTATAGAAGAAGCTCTCCTTTATATTTTGCTGAAGGTTTAAAGAACAACCTACTAATACTTCATGGTATGGTAGATACAAATGTACATTTTCAAGATGTTGTACGATTATCTCAGCGCTTAATTGAATTGAAAAAAGAAAATTGGGAAATGGCTTTGTTTCCTATGGAATCTCACGGCTTTATAGAAGCCTCTAGTTGGTCGGATGAATACCGACGTATCTATAAGTTATTTGAGGAAACACTCAAAAAATAG
- a CDS encoding N-acetylmuramoyl-L-alanine amidase: MKYLRLLLILVLLGSCSKNSYQISKKTYNKETKKLGKSLREIKQDTINNRITNVIKSQNFNLRKPNLIVIHHTAQDSCKQTYKTFALKRTQVSSHYVICNDGTITQMLNDLLRGWHAGGGSWGKNTDINSASIGIELDNDGSEPFSYAQINSLVFLLQKLTEKYKIPSQNIVGHADIAPGRKTDPSALFPWKALADSGLGIWYDEENLDTVVLPLNFNTTFALKYIGYNTTNLKNAIYSFKLRFNSEEVSHELTEKDKKILFLLMNEI; the protein is encoded by the coding sequence ATGAAATATTTAAGACTATTACTTATTCTTGTGCTACTTGGCTCTTGTTCTAAAAACAGCTATCAAATCTCAAAAAAAACGTACAATAAAGAAACTAAAAAGCTAGGGAAATCTCTTCGAGAAATTAAGCAAGACACTATAAATAATAGAATAACAAACGTTATAAAGTCTCAAAACTTCAATTTAAGAAAACCAAATTTAATTGTTATTCATCACACAGCGCAAGACAGCTGTAAACAAACCTACAAAACCTTTGCTTTAAAACGCACACAAGTAAGTTCTCACTACGTAATTTGTAACGACGGAACGATTACACAAATGCTAAACGACTTACTAAGAGGTTGGCACGCTGGTGGCGGAAGTTGGGGTAAAAACACAGATATAAATAGTGCTTCTATAGGAATTGAATTAGATAATGATGGTTCAGAACCTTTTTCTTATGCTCAAATAAACAGTTTGGTTTTCTTACTTCAAAAATTAACAGAAAAGTATAAAATACCATCGCAAAACATCGTTGGTCATGCTGATATTGCCCCTGGTAGAAAAACAGATCCGAGTGCATTATTTCCTTGGAAGGCATTAGCAGATAGCGGACTCGGAATTTGGTATGATGAAGAAAATTTAGACACAGTAGTACTTCCTTTAAACTTTAATACCACTTTTGCTTTAAAATATATTGGTTACAATACAACCAATTTAAAAAACGCTATTTACTCGTTTAAACTCCGTTTCAATTCTGAAGAAGTATCTCATGAATTGACTGAAAAGGATAAAAAAATTCTATTTTTATTGATGAATGAAATTTAA
- the rplM gene encoding 50S ribosomal protein L13, with protein MNTLSYKTVSANSATVNKEWVLVDADGQTLGRLSSIVAKLIRGKYKPNFTPHVDCGDNVVIINAEKIVLSGNKWKEKSYIRHTGYPGGQRSLTATEMFEKDPTRLIEKAVKGMLPKNILGAALYRNLYVYAGTEHKHAGQAPKAINLNDLL; from the coding sequence ATGAACACATTAAGTTACAAAACAGTATCAGCAAACAGCGCTACCGTAAACAAGGAGTGGGTTTTGGTTGATGCGGACGGGCAAACGTTGGGTCGTCTATCTTCTATCGTAGCAAAGCTAATTAGAGGTAAGTACAAACCAAACTTTACTCCTCACGTAGATTGTGGAGACAACGTGGTTATTATCAACGCAGAAAAAATCGTATTATCTGGAAACAAATGGAAAGAGAAATCTTACATCCGTCACACAGGATATCCAGGAGGACAAAGATCATTAACTGCAACAGAAATGTTTGAGAAAGATCCTACAAGATTAATCGAAAAAGCAGTAAAAGGAATGTTACCAAAAAATATTTTGGGAGCAGCTTTGTACAGAAACTTGTATGTATATGCAGGAACAGAGCACAAACACGCAGGTCAAGCACCTAAAGCTATTAACCTTAACGATCTTTTATAA
- a CDS encoding co-chaperone YbbN, with the protein MTKFGELISVQKPVLIDFYTDLGDAENTLKILKGVAAALGDTAKVIKIDITKNEFLADSLRVKGNPTFMIYKNGEMKWRQTGFQDANTLIGLVQQYI; encoded by the coding sequence ATGACAAAATTCGGAGAATTAATTAGCGTTCAAAAACCAGTACTTATAGACTTCTATACAGACTTAGGAGACGCAGAAAACACTTTAAAAATACTTAAAGGTGTTGCCGCAGCTTTGGGCGATACAGCCAAAGTAATTAAGATAGACATAACTAAAAACGAATTTCTTGCAGACTCTCTGCGTGTAAAAGGAAATCCTACGTTTATGATTTATAAAAACGGCGAAATGAAATGGCGTCAAACGGGTTTTCAAGATGCTAATACTTTAATTGGTTTGGTACAACAATATATTTGA
- a CDS encoding TolB family protein, translating to MKNFKFLVLFVFILGSCNTSKKIELPNLSVEKTTDSLEIFGKNIISTSLFERDFALSPNRDEIIHTLGEYKQKRRFLVHLKKENKTWSKPKVMNISGEHQDIEPFFSVDGKQLFFASNRPLKNNSNRKDYNIWVSKKEGNKWSTPIALDTLINTEKDEFYPSVSANGNLYFTAVRKDGIGTEDIFVANYVHGKYQKPKVLSKNINTKTYEFNAFVNPDENLLIFSSFGRKDGFGGGDLYFSTKDENGDWQKAKNMGEKINSTSLDFCPFYDAKTKNLYFSSERSSINQKKYSIESLVEYANSIENGMSNIYRVKFDTNDK from the coding sequence ATGAAAAACTTTAAATTTTTAGTACTCTTTGTTTTTATTCTAGGGAGTTGCAACACTTCCAAAAAAATAGAATTACCAAATTTATCTGTTGAAAAAACTACAGATAGTTTAGAAATATTTGGTAAAAATATTATCTCTACATCACTTTTTGAAAGAGATTTTGCATTGTCACCGAACAGAGATGAAATTATTCACACTTTAGGAGAATACAAACAGAAAAGAAGATTTTTAGTTCACTTAAAAAAAGAGAATAAAACCTGGAGCAAACCGAAAGTGATGAACATTTCTGGAGAACACCAAGACATTGAACCTTTCTTTTCTGTAGACGGGAAACAATTATTTTTCGCCTCTAACAGACCTCTAAAAAACAATAGCAACAGAAAAGATTATAATATTTGGGTTAGTAAAAAAGAAGGAAATAAATGGAGTACTCCTATAGCATTAGATACGCTTATTAATACGGAAAAAGATGAGTTTTATCCTTCAGTTTCTGCTAATGGAAATTTGTATTTTACTGCTGTAAGAAAAGACGGAATAGGAACTGAAGATATTTTTGTTGCTAATTACGTTCATGGAAAATATCAAAAACCAAAAGTTTTAAGTAAAAATATAAACACTAAAACCTATGAGTTTAATGCTTTTGTGAATCCGGATGAAAACCTACTCATTTTTAGTTCTTTTGGAAGAAAAGATGGTTTCGGAGGTGGAGATTTATACTTCAGCACAAAAGATGAGAATGGAGATTGGCAAAAAGCTAAAAATATGGGTGAAAAAATTAATTCTACATCCTTAGATTTTTGTCCTTTTTACGATGCAAAAACGAAAAACTTATATTTTTCAAGTGAACGATCAAGCATCAATCAAAAAAAATATTCTATAGAGAGTCTAGTTGAATACGCAAATTCTATAGAAAACGGAATGTCGAATATTTATAGGGTTAAATTTGATACAAACGATAAGTAA
- a CDS encoding polysaccharide deacetylase family protein, whose product MKLYFPRTPNSIIRFFFKYVWRFSLDTKEIYLTFDDGPTPEITDFVLDELKKYEAKATFFCIGKNIVNHPDIFKRIIIEGHAVGNHTQNHLKGWCTKNGSYLENVDLCEETITKFNDATIKQKLFRPPYGKIKKSQAKEILKKGYKIIMWTVLSADFDTSISNEKCLQNVLKNTESGSIIVFHDSVKASEKLKYVLPKVLKKFSEKGFCFKAI is encoded by the coding sequence TTGAAATTATATTTCCCCCGAACGCCAAATAGTATTATAAGGTTTTTCTTTAAATATGTTTGGCGTTTTTCTTTGGATACAAAAGAGATTTACCTCACTTTTGATGATGGACCAACACCGGAAATTACAGATTTTGTTTTAGATGAGCTAAAAAAATACGAAGCAAAAGCAACTTTTTTTTGCATTGGAAAAAACATAGTAAATCATCCGGATATTTTTAAACGAATTATTATTGAAGGGCATGCTGTAGGAAATCATACGCAAAATCATTTGAAAGGCTGGTGTACTAAAAATGGCTCTTACCTAGAAAATGTTGATTTATGTGAAGAAACAATTACAAAATTTAACGACGCTACAATTAAACAAAAACTTTTTAGACCTCCTTACGGAAAGATAAAAAAATCTCAAGCGAAAGAAATTCTTAAGAAAGGCTATAAAATAATTATGTGGACTGTCTTATCCGCAGATTTTGATACTTCAATTTCTAATGAAAAATGCTTGCAAAACGTCTTAAAAAACACCGAAAGTGGAAGTATTATTGTTTTTCATGATAGTGTAAAAGCTTCAGAAAAATTAAAGTATGTTTTACCTAAAGTTTTAAAAAAGTTTTCTGAAAAAGGTTTTTGTTTTAAAGCAATTTAA
- the polA gene encoding DNA polymerase I, with protein sequence MSDQKRVFLVDAFALIFRGYYAFIKNPRINSKGLDTSAIMGFMNSLLDVIKRERPDHLAVCFDKGGSVDRVEMFEAYKANRDETPEAIKLAVPYIQEILKAMHIPIMVKEGFEADDVIGTLSKQAEKEGYKTYMVTPDKDFAQLVSENIFMYKPRFGGGYDIWGVPEVQEKFGVETPEQVIDFLGMMGDSADNIPGLPGVGEKTAKKFLATYGSMENLLANTHELKGKMKEKVEAAKDLGILSKQLATIMLDVPVTFHAKDFELDQPDIQKVTELFNELEFRNLLTNFTKTFAVENAEKTNSAESSSNVTSSAVEKSTTKKPAPIPEGQFDLFAAPGTGSVSEAEVASGFKTIKDTSHFYQHIDSPFSRKLLLKKLMEQTSVCFDTETTGLKALEVELIGIAFSYEVGKGYYVSFPEDQEETKTILEEFRPFFESQIEKIGHNLKYDIKVLSNYDMPVKGKLFDTMIAHYLINPDMRHNMDMLAETYLNYQPVSIVDLIGKKGKNQLSMRVVPVADQTEYAVEDADITFQLKQLFTGELESGNVTKLFNEIELPLVSVLTAMEIEGINININFLKELSVALTDDINRLEKNIYEQAGEEFNIASPKQLGIVLFEKMELVKKPKKTKTGQYKTGEDILSFLAKDHEIIRDIQEYRQYKKLQSTYVDALPNEVNPKTGRIHTEYMQAVAATGRLSSNNPNLQNIPIRTERGKEVRKSFIPRDENYVLLAADYSQIELRIIAALSKEENMIEAFKNGEDIHASTAAKVFNVPLDEVTREQRSNAKTVNFGIVYGVSAFGLSNQTDLSRSEAKELIDTYYETYPKLKAYMSAQVDFAREHGYVETVLNRRRYLKDINSRNAMVRSGAERNAVNAPIQGSAADIIKLAMINIHNRFEKEGFKSKMLLQVHDELVFDAHKDELDIIKPIIKHEMENAFKMSVPLDVEVGIGENWLQAH encoded by the coding sequence ATGTCAGATCAAAAAAGAGTTTTTTTAGTGGATGCTTTTGCATTAATTTTTAGAGGTTATTATGCTTTTATAAAAAACCCAAGAATTAATAGTAAAGGTTTGGATACCTCTGCAATTATGGGTTTTATGAATTCGCTTTTAGATGTTATAAAACGAGAAAGACCAGATCATTTAGCGGTTTGTTTTGATAAAGGCGGAAGTGTAGACAGAGTAGAAATGTTTGAAGCGTATAAAGCAAACAGAGATGAAACTCCGGAAGCTATAAAATTGGCAGTGCCATACATTCAAGAGATTTTAAAAGCCATGCACATACCTATAATGGTAAAAGAAGGTTTTGAGGCAGATGATGTTATTGGAACCCTTTCTAAACAAGCAGAAAAAGAAGGTTACAAAACTTATATGGTAACACCAGATAAGGATTTTGCACAACTAGTTTCTGAAAACATTTTTATGTACAAACCTCGTTTTGGTGGTGGTTACGATATTTGGGGAGTACCAGAAGTACAAGAAAAATTTGGAGTAGAAACACCAGAACAAGTCATCGATTTTTTAGGAATGATGGGAGATTCTGCAGATAATATTCCTGGTTTACCTGGCGTTGGAGAAAAAACGGCTAAAAAGTTTTTAGCTACTTATGGTTCTATGGAAAACCTCCTAGCAAATACGCATGAGCTAAAAGGAAAAATGAAGGAGAAAGTGGAAGCTGCCAAAGACTTGGGCATCCTTTCTAAGCAATTGGCAACCATTATGCTAGATGTTCCTGTCACTTTTCATGCGAAAGATTTTGAACTAGATCAACCAGACATTCAAAAAGTAACCGAACTTTTTAACGAGTTAGAGTTTCGAAATTTATTAACCAATTTCACGAAAACTTTTGCTGTTGAAAATGCGGAAAAAACAAACTCAGCAGAAAGTTCTTCAAATGTCACTTCGAGCGCGGTCGAGAAGTCAACAACTAAAAAGCCAGCACCGATTCCTGAAGGTCAGTTTGATTTATTTGCTGCACCAGGAACCGGAAGTGTTTCTGAAGCCGAAGTAGCTTCCGGATTTAAAACCATAAAAGATACGAGTCATTTTTACCAACATATCGATTCGCCTTTCTCAAGAAAATTATTACTTAAAAAGTTAATGGAACAAACTTCTGTTTGTTTTGATACAGAAACAACAGGTTTAAAAGCCTTAGAAGTTGAACTAATAGGAATTGCTTTTTCTTATGAAGTTGGTAAAGGGTATTATGTTTCTTTCCCAGAAGACCAAGAAGAAACAAAAACCATTTTAGAAGAATTTAGACCGTTTTTTGAATCTCAAATTGAAAAAATTGGTCATAATTTAAAATATGATATCAAAGTTTTATCGAATTATGACATGCCTGTAAAAGGGAAGTTATTTGATACCATGATTGCGCATTACCTCATCAATCCAGATATGCGCCATAATATGGATATGTTGGCAGAAACGTATTTGAATTATCAACCGGTTTCTATTGTAGATTTAATTGGTAAAAAAGGGAAAAATCAGCTTTCTATGCGTGTTGTTCCAGTTGCAGATCAAACAGAATATGCTGTTGAAGATGCAGATATTACCTTTCAATTGAAACAACTTTTTACGGGGGAATTAGAAAGTGGAAATGTGACCAAGCTTTTTAATGAGATTGAATTGCCTTTAGTTTCGGTATTAACTGCCATGGAAATTGAGGGAATAAACATCAATATTAATTTTCTAAAAGAATTGTCTGTTGCCTTAACGGATGACATCAACAGGCTTGAAAAAAATATTTACGAACAAGCGGGAGAAGAGTTTAATATTGCTTCACCCAAACAACTAGGTATTGTATTGTTCGAAAAAATGGAATTGGTAAAGAAACCTAAAAAGACAAAAACTGGTCAGTATAAAACAGGAGAAGATATTTTATCTTTCTTAGCTAAAGATCATGAAATTATTAGAGATATTCAAGAATATCGTCAGTATAAAAAGTTACAAAGTACGTATGTAGATGCCTTGCCAAATGAAGTGAATCCGAAAACAGGCAGAATTCATACCGAATATATGCAAGCAGTTGCTGCAACCGGAAGGTTGAGTTCTAATAACCCGAATTTACAAAACATACCTATTAGAACAGAGCGTGGTAAAGAAGTTAGAAAATCTTTTATCCCAAGAGATGAAAACTATGTATTGTTAGCGGCAGATTATTCTCAAATAGAATTAAGAATTATTGCTGCTTTAAGCAAAGAAGAAAACATGATTGAGGCTTTTAAAAACGGAGAAGATATTCACGCTTCTACTGCTGCAAAAGTATTTAATGTTCCTTTAGATGAAGTAACACGCGAACAACGTAGCAACGCAAAAACGGTGAATTTCGGAATTGTATATGGAGTTTCTGCATTCGGATTAAGTAATCAAACCGATTTATCTAGAAGTGAAGCAAAAGAATTAATCGACACCTATTATGAAACATATCCGAAGTTAAAAGCATACATGTCTGCACAAGTAGATTTTGCAAGAGAACATGGCTATGTAGAAACGGTCTTAAATAGACGTAGGTATTTGAAAGATATCAACTCTAGAAATGCAATGGTTAGAAGTGGTGCCGAAAGAAATGCTGTAAATGCGCCGATACAAGGTTCTGCGGCAGACATTATAAAATTAGCAATGATTAATATTCACAACCGTTTTGAGAAAGAAGGTTTTAAATCGAAAATGTTATTGCAAGTGCATGATGAACTGGTTTTTGATGCACATAAAGACGAGTTAGACATTATTAAACCCATTATAAAACATGAAATGGAGAATGCTTTTAAAATGAGTGTTCCTTTAGATGTTGAAGTAGGTATTGGAGAAAATTGGTTACAAGCACACTAG
- a CDS encoding L-threonylcarbamoyladenylate synthase, whose amino-acid sequence MSIISKDIQKAVALLTNEQLVAIPTETVYGLAGNIFSEKAIKSIFSTKKRPFFNPLIVHVPSVDSLEGIVTHIPEKAKLLATAFWPGAMTLVLKKSKKIPDIITAGKDTVAVRVPNHPVTLELLRQLPFPLAAPSANPFGSISPTKPAHVERYFKDDIQMVLDGGACRNGIESTIIGFENEEPIIYRLGALALEEIEAVVGKINIKNKEEISPNAPGMLARHYAPKTRTFLVDDVASEVKKHLGKKIGILVFKQSLENTSLTEVVLSKNGSIQEAASRLYDAMHTLDSKNLDIIIAEKFPESGLGNSINDRLQRATFK is encoded by the coding sequence ATGAGCATCATATCTAAAGACATACAAAAAGCAGTAGCATTATTAACTAACGAGCAATTGGTAGCGATACCAACTGAAACCGTTTATGGTTTGGCTGGAAATATTTTTAGCGAAAAAGCGATTAAAAGTATTTTCTCTACAAAGAAACGTCCGTTTTTTAATCCGTTAATTGTGCACGTTCCTTCTGTAGATTCTTTAGAAGGTATTGTAACTCATATTCCTGAAAAAGCAAAATTACTAGCAACTGCTTTTTGGCCAGGTGCTATGACTTTAGTTTTAAAAAAGAGCAAGAAAATTCCGGATATTATTACCGCAGGAAAAGACACTGTTGCCGTTCGTGTACCAAATCATCCAGTTACTTTAGAGTTATTAAGACAACTCCCTTTTCCTTTGGCAGCACCAAGTGCAAACCCTTTTGGAAGCATTAGTCCTACTAAACCAGCTCACGTAGAACGTTATTTTAAAGATGATATTCAAATGGTTCTAGATGGTGGGGCTTGTAGAAACGGAATTGAATCTACCATTATTGGTTTCGAAAATGAAGAACCAATTATTTACAGATTAGGCGCTTTGGCTTTAGAAGAGATTGAAGCTGTTGTAGGTAAAATAAACATCAAAAATAAAGAAGAAATTAGCCCAAATGCACCTGGAATGTTAGCAAGACATTACGCACCAAAGACACGTACTTTTTTAGTTGATGATGTTGCTTCCGAAGTAAAAAAACATCTAGGAAAAAAAATAGGTATTTTAGTTTTCAAACAATCTTTAGAGAATACTTCTTTAACAGAGGTTGTTTTATCAAAAAATGGTTCTATACAGGAAGCTGCATCTAGATTATATGATGCAATGCATACATTAGACAGTAAAAATTTAGACATTATTATTGCTGAAAAATTTCCTGAATCTGGTTTAGGTAATTCTATAAATGACCGTTTGCAACGTGCTACTTTTAAATAA
- a CDS encoding metallophosphoesterase, with translation MPRWVIPLILITILIVAVEIYTFQAFKTISKSKLVRFLFLATSVGVYLYSFITIFGYDRSNGQTPQFQMAMGLLLTVSIPKLVIILILFGEDMYRWILKLISAISSGDTKPLVGRRKFISQIALGLAAIPFASFIYGIVQGKYNYKVLKYQLTFKDLPEAFDGFTITQISDIHSGSFTNKEKIRYGVDLINEQKSDIMLFTGDIVNNKADEMDNWMDVFDKLEAKEGKYSILGNHDYGDYMDWDNPQDKIDNFQKVKDIHQKIGFDLLLDEHRYLEKDGQKIALVGVENWGKGFNQAGDLQKASANIKKEDFKILMSHDPSHWEYKVKQDPFHYHLTLSGHTHGLQMGIEIPGWLKWSPSKFVYKQWAGLYEEAGRYINVNRGFGYHAFPGRVGIWPEITVIELKKG, from the coding sequence ATGCCACGTTGGGTAATTCCTCTAATCTTAATAACCATTTTAATTGTTGCAGTAGAAATTTACACGTTTCAAGCCTTTAAAACCATTTCAAAAAGTAAGCTAGTCCGTTTTTTATTCTTAGCAACTAGTGTTGGGGTCTATTTATATTCTTTTATTACCATTTTTGGGTACGATAGAAGTAACGGTCAAACGCCACAATTTCAAATGGCGATGGGTTTGTTATTAACGGTTTCAATACCTAAGTTGGTTATTATTTTAATTCTTTTTGGTGAAGATATGTATAGATGGATTCTAAAATTGATTTCTGCAATTTCATCTGGCGATACAAAACCTTTGGTTGGTAGAAGAAAATTTATTTCCCAAATAGCTTTGGGTTTGGCGGCAATACCTTTTGCCTCTTTTATCTACGGAATTGTGCAAGGAAAATACAATTACAAGGTTTTAAAATATCAATTAACATTTAAAGATTTACCCGAAGCATTCGATGGTTTTACAATTACCCAAATTTCAGATATTCATTCGGGTAGTTTTACCAACAAAGAAAAAATTAGATATGGCGTCGATCTAATCAACGAGCAAAAATCTGATATTATGTTGTTTACAGGAGATATTGTAAATAATAAAGCCGATGAAATGGATAATTGGATGGATGTTTTCGACAAGTTAGAAGCTAAAGAAGGAAAATATTCTATTTTAGGAAACCATGATTATGGCGATTATATGGATTGGGACAATCCGCAAGACAAAATCGATAATTTTCAGAAAGTAAAAGACATTCATCAAAAAATAGGATTCGATTTATTACTAGATGAGCATCGGTATTTAGAAAAAGACGGACAAAAAATTGCTTTAGTAGGCGTAGAGAATTGGGGAAAAGGATTTAACCAAGCAGGAGATCTACAAAAAGCTTCAGCAAACATCAAAAAAGAAGATTTTAAAATCTTAATGTCTCACGATCCTAGTCATTGGGAATATAAAGTAAAACAAGACCCTTTTCATTATCATTTAACTTTAAGCGGTCATACACATGGTTTGCAAATGGGTATCGAAATTCCGGGTTGGTTAAAATGGAGTCCGTCTAAATTCGTTTACAAACAATGGGCAGGTTTGTACGAAGAAGCAGGCAGGTATATAAATGTAAATAGAGGTTTTGGGTACCATGCATTTCCTGGTAGAGTAGGTATTTGGCCAGAAATTACGGTTATAGAATTGAAAAAAGGTTGA